A window of Solanum stenotomum isolate F172 chromosome 3, ASM1918654v1, whole genome shotgun sequence contains these coding sequences:
- the LOC125859083 gene encoding calcium uniporter protein 2, mitochondrial-like, producing the protein MAFKKTLPQRIFSAYKFSAPSLTTCRIASSTLVEAKSFSYDKITTTSDPRRFLHQSLASSPEIQRSLIPMGEKLREKLHEMDVITRDRMRLINGTLLPPPRPESVEDARKILTLTQFETLKSRIRKIEKSWILFAEFIEICKETCLDNNQGMEFAKKLDDSGDVIVLGNVVFLRPNQVVQAMQELMSMHKPNHEKERMKELEEMEEEKTSIDKKAELLVRKEMWFGLGCLVIQTTAFMRFTFWDLTWDVMEPICFYLTSAYFMATYFFFLKTSKEPSFQGFFQARFSTKQKRLMKLHNFDLQRYNELRRAHYPQSINL; encoded by the exons atggcGTTCAAGAAAACATTACCCCAACGTATTTTTAGTGCATACAAATTTAGTGCTCCATCTCTAACAACATGCCGTATTGCTTCATCAACCTTGGTGGAAGCGAAATCTTTTAGTTATGATAAAATTACAACGACCTCGGATCCCCGGCGATTCCTTCACCAATCATTAGCATCCTCGCCGGAGATCCAAAGGTCACTAATCCCCATGGGAGAAAAACTCCGCGAGAAATTACATGAGATGGATGTTATTACAAGAGATAGGATGAGATTAATTAATGGAACACTCTTGCCTCCACCAAGACCGGAGTCCGTAGAGGATGCGAGAAAGATTTTAACATTGACACAATTTGAGACGTTGAAATCGAGGATAAGGAAAATCGAAAAGAGTTGGATTTTGTTTGCTGAATTTATTGAAATTTGTAAGGAAACATGTTTGGATAATAATCAAGGCATGGAATTTGCTAAGAAGCTTGACGATTCGGGTGATGTTATTGTTTTGGGAAACGTTGTTTTTCTCCGGCCTAATCAg GTGGTTCAAGCCATGCAAGAACTAATGTCAATGCACAAACCAAATCatgagaaagaaagaatgaagGAGCTTGAAGAAATGGAGGAGGAAAAAACATCAATTGACAAGAAGGCAGAATTATTAGTACGTAAAGAAATGTGGTTTGGACTTGGATGTTTGGTAATTCAGACAACAGCTTTCATGAGGTTCACTTTTTGGGACTTAACATGGGATGTTATGGAACCAATTTGTTTCTACCTCACATCAGCATATTTCATGGctacttattttttctttctcaagaCATCCAAAGAGCCTTCTTTTCAAGGCTTCTTCCAGGCACGTTTTAGTACAAAGCAAAAACGACTTATGAAACTTCATAATTTTGATCTTCAGAGGTATAATGAGCTCCGGAGAGCTCACTACCCTCAATCAATTAATTTGTAA
- the LOC125859084 gene encoding calcium uniporter protein 3, mitochondrial-like yields the protein MAFKKTLPQRIFSAYKFSAPSLTLTCRITSSIMVEAKSTDKNTDPRRFLYQSMVSSPEIQGSLAMGEKLRHKLHGMDIISRDKVRLINKVLLLPRPPPRQESLDVGSMTDARKTLKLSQLEMLKSRLRKMEKSWILFHEFIEICKETCLDDDQCLQFAKKMDESGDVIVLGNLVFLRPDQVVRAMQELLPMHKPNHDKERMKELEQMEKEKTSIDKKAESLVRKEMWFGLGCLVIQTTAFMRFTFWDLTWDVMEPICFYLTSTYFMATYFFFLKTSKEPSFQGFFQARFNTKQNRLMKLHNFDLQRYNELRRVHYPQSSPINW from the exons ATGGCGTTCAAGAAAACACTACCTCAACGTATTTTTAGTGCATACAAATTTAGTGCTCCATCTCTAACATTAACATGTCGTATTACTTCTTCAATCATGGTGGAAGCAAAATCCACCGATAAAAATACGGATCCACGGCGATTTCTTTACCAATCAATGGTATCCTCGCCGGAGATCCAAGGGTCACTAGCCATGGGAGAAAAACTCCGCCATAAATTACATGGGATGGACATTATTTCGAGAGATAAGGTGAGATTAATTAATAAGGTACTCTTGCTTCCGCGGCCCCCACCGCGACAGGAGTCATTGGATGTGGGGTCCATGACGGATGCGAGAAAGACTTTAAAGTTGTCGCAACTTGAAATGTTGAAATCGAGGCTAAGGAAAATGGAGAAGAGTTGGATTTTGTTCCATGAATTTATTGAAATTTGTAAGGAAACATGTTTGGATGATGATCAATGCCTTCAGTTTGCTAAGAAGATGGATGAATCGGGAGATGTTATTGTTTTGGGAAACCTTGTTTTTCTCCGCCCTGATCAG GTAGTACGAGCCATGCAAGAACTATTGCCAATGCACAAACCAAATCATGACAAAGAAAGAATGAAGGAGCTTGAAcaaatggaaaaggaaaaaacatcAATTGACAAGAAAGCAGAATCATTAGTACGTAAAGAAATGTGGTTTGGACTTGGATGTTTGGTAATTCAAACAACAGCTTTCATGAGGTTCACTTTTTGGGACCTAACATGGGATGTTATGGAACCAATTTGTTTCTACCTCACATCAACATATTTCATGGctacttattttttctttcttaagacATCCAAAGAGCCTTCTTTTCAAGGCTTCTTCCAGGCACGTTTTAATACAAAGCAAAATCGACTTATGAAACTTCATAATTTCGATCTTCAGAGGTATAATGAGCTCCGGAGAGTTCACTATCCTCAATCGTCGCCAATTAATTGGTAA